The Gemmata palustris genome includes a region encoding these proteins:
- a CDS encoding FG-GAP repeat domain-containing protein: MDLVSGSNCCDPWTVHLFLRKADGTFAARQEITFIRSDMTPKERDWVMRGHSQPHLLDWDRDGRTDLVLADPQSWKLLVGVGPLKGRSEVTVKPFDLPEVADRKPYDFQFADWDGDGVFDVLFAGGYLSADKTRWLCDLYWCRNASREGQPRFEKPVRLLTAPAQSDGWEYEGFAVADRGRAGHQDLVVSVSKDWKRKPEKGWTNKSQLVHFRRK, from the coding sequence GTGGACCTGGTCTCCGGGTCCAACTGCTGTGACCCCTGGACGGTTCACCTGTTCCTGCGGAAGGCGGACGGCACTTTTGCTGCCCGTCAAGAGATCACGTTCATCCGGTCCGACATGACGCCAAAGGAGCGAGATTGGGTCATGCGCGGCCACTCCCAGCCGCACCTGCTCGACTGGGACCGCGACGGCCGTACCGATCTGGTGCTTGCCGACCCACAGAGCTGGAAGCTCCTGGTGGGTGTTGGCCCACTTAAGGGTAGGTCCGAGGTGACCGTGAAGCCGTTCGACCTGCCGGAGGTGGCCGACCGGAAGCCCTACGACTTCCAGTTCGCCGATTGGGACGGCGATGGGGTGTTCGACGTGCTATTCGCCGGCGGGTACCTGAGTGCAGATAAGACGCGGTGGCTTTGTGACCTCTACTGGTGCCGGAACGCGTCCCGTGAGGGGCAACCGCGGTTCGAGAAGCCCGTCCGGTTGCTCACGGCCCCGGCACAGTCCGACGGGTGGGAGTACGAGGGGTTCGCGGTGGCGGACCGGGGCCGGGCCGGGCACCAGGATCTGGTCGTAAGTGTCAGCAAGGATTGGAAACGGAAGCCGGAGAAGGGGTGGACGAACAAGAGCCAACTCGTGCATTTCCGGCGGAAGTAA
- a CDS encoding FG-GAP repeat domain-containing protein — translation MRIRSRVALSAIGLVLVAVGAPRQSHADPRPAERLTEFGPPTAILDGAEFAARLKPRYADHDGDGKIDLLVGAWDRLLVYRNQETNAEPKYAKPTWFDEAVPSGRIPAG, via the coding sequence ATGCGAATCCGCTCGCGTGTAGCGCTGAGTGCCATCGGGCTGGTGCTGGTGGCGGTCGGAGCGCCTCGACAGTCTCATGCCGACCCACGGCCCGCCGAACGCCTGACCGAGTTCGGTCCGCCCACAGCGATTCTGGACGGCGCGGAGTTCGCTGCGCGGCTAAAACCCCGTTACGCGGATCACGACGGCGACGGGAAGATCGATCTGTTGGTCGGTGCCTGGGACCGGTTGCTCGTCTACCGGAACCAAGAGACCAACGCGGAGCCCAAGTACGCCAAGCCGACGTGGTTCGACGAAGCCGTACCGTCGGGCCGCATCCCGGCCGGGTGA